The following proteins are co-located in the Tardibacter chloracetimidivorans genome:
- a CDS encoding IS1595 family transposase: MDVLDRDKLPFPKSLPEFQRLFPDDGACASWLEKARWPDGFACPRCGVVGDPFRFTTRPVILMCRSCRRQTGLMVGTAMERSHIPLSVWFWAAYLVASQTTGISAVQLQRQLGLTRYETAFGLLHKLRAAMVRPDQDRIGGQSGQHVEVDETWIGGRTRGEGRGTHHKTLVVAAVEVRHREPGTGQDRRRNGRYAGRVRLAIGADRSAGALGGFVQSAVEPGTLVITDDWSGYSGLQGGGYDHHAIAQCGDPEVSEEFLPIVHLVFSNLKAWLNGIHHGVSTKHLQAYLNEFTFRFNRRFYPFNAFRSLLGIASDIEAPTFAELYSGQWTHHTISSGCMP, from the coding sequence GTGGACGTTCTTGACCGCGACAAGCTGCCGTTCCCGAAATCCCTCCCCGAGTTCCAGCGGCTTTTCCCGGATGATGGCGCTTGCGCGTCCTGGCTTGAAAAAGCTCGCTGGCCTGATGGATTTGCGTGCCCACGCTGTGGCGTCGTCGGCGATCCGTTTCGTTTCACCACTCGGCCTGTCATCCTGATGTGCCGCTCGTGTCGCCGTCAGACCGGCCTGATGGTCGGCACGGCCATGGAACGAAGCCACATCCCGCTCAGCGTGTGGTTCTGGGCCGCTTACCTGGTTGCGAGTCAGACGACCGGCATATCTGCCGTCCAGTTGCAGCGCCAGCTTGGCCTGACCCGGTACGAGACGGCCTTTGGCCTGCTCCATAAACTGCGCGCCGCGATGGTGCGCCCCGATCAGGATCGGATCGGCGGGCAGAGCGGTCAGCATGTCGAGGTCGATGAGACCTGGATCGGCGGGCGAACGCGCGGCGAAGGCCGGGGAACCCACCACAAAACGCTGGTGGTCGCCGCCGTCGAAGTTCGTCACCGGGAGCCTGGCACTGGCCAGGACCGCCGCCGGAACGGACGCTATGCCGGAAGGGTTCGATTGGCCATCGGTGCAGACCGCAGTGCCGGTGCCCTTGGTGGCTTTGTACAGAGCGCGGTCGAGCCGGGAACGCTGGTCATCACCGATGATTGGAGCGGCTATAGCGGGTTGCAGGGCGGCGGTTACGACCATCACGCCATCGCCCAGTGTGGCGACCCGGAGGTGTCCGAAGAGTTCCTGCCCATCGTCCATCTGGTGTTCTCAAACCTCAAAGCGTGGCTCAACGGCATCCACCACGGCGTCAGCACCAAGCATCTGCAAGCCTACCTCAACGAGTTCACTTTCCGCTTCAATCGCCGCTTCTACCCGTTCAACGCCTTCCGATCCCTCCTCGGGATCGCCAGTGATATCGAGGCGCCGACCTTTGCCGAACTCTACTCAGGCCAATGGACCCACCATACCATATCTAGTGGGTGTATGCCTTAA
- the fdhD gene encoding formate dehydrogenase accessory sulfurtransferase FdhD produces MNDSARQEAALAPLPFTRLTPDGASRPIDRELAEEVPVAIEFNGIGYAVLMATPQNLDDLVLGFALSERLSGPEDTPFDVDIHRTPQGMVARANLPPERTGALLERVRHRATDSSCGLCGIENLEQASRPLPPVTARSRADRTAVFRALAMLGDYQPLNAATGAAHAAGWAGADGAIRLVREDVGRHNAFDKLIGAMRRAGADWSGGFALLSSRCSYELVEKAALSNCPLLVTISAPTRLAAERAKAVALPLVVLARPDALLSQGWEEDTSVET; encoded by the coding sequence TTGAACGATTCAGCCAGGCAGGAAGCGGCGCTTGCGCCACTGCCCTTCACCCGGCTGACCCCTGACGGCGCGAGCCGGCCGATCGACCGTGAACTGGCCGAGGAGGTGCCGGTCGCGATCGAGTTCAACGGCATCGGCTATGCCGTGCTGATGGCGACCCCGCAGAACCTCGACGATCTGGTGCTGGGCTTTGCCTTGTCGGAGCGGCTGTCAGGGCCGGAGGATACGCCCTTCGACGTCGACATCCATCGCACCCCGCAAGGAATGGTCGCACGGGCGAATCTGCCCCCCGAGCGGACGGGCGCGCTTCTGGAGCGGGTGCGCCACCGGGCGACCGACTCCTCCTGCGGCCTGTGCGGCATCGAGAATCTGGAACAGGCGAGCCGGCCGCTGCCGCCTGTCACTGCACGATCGCGCGCGGACCGCACGGCCGTCTTCCGTGCGCTGGCCATGCTGGGCGATTACCAGCCGCTCAACGCCGCGACCGGTGCAGCCCATGCCGCCGGCTGGGCGGGGGCCGACGGCGCGATCCGGCTGGTGCGCGAGGATGTCGGCCGGCACAATGCGTTCGACAAGCTGATCGGCGCGATGCGGCGGGCGGGCGCGGACTGGAGCGGCGGCTTTGCGCTGTTGTCTTCGCGCTGCTCCTATGAACTGGTGGAAAAGGCGGCGCTGTCGAACTGCCCGCTGCTCGTCACCATATCAGCGCCGACGCGGTTGGCCGCCGAGCGCGCCAAGGCCGTGGCGTTGCCGCTCGTCGTCCTCGCCCGCCCAGACGCGCTGCTGAGCCAGGGCTGGGAAGAAGACACGTCCGTCGAGACTTGA
- a CDS encoding formate dehydrogenase subunit delta: MSDENEVMSTGDRLIYMANQIARNLAAEGEAEAVAATARHIASFWDPRMRARIAGLIVEKPAAFSPIAAAAVRRITP, from the coding sequence ATGAGCGACGAGAATGAAGTCATGTCGACCGGCGACCGGTTGATCTACATGGCGAACCAGATTGCGCGTAATCTGGCGGCTGAGGGCGAGGCCGAGGCGGTGGCCGCGACCGCGCGGCATATCGCCAGCTTCTGGGATCCCCGCATGCGCGCGCGGATCGCCGGCCTGATCGTTGAAAAGCCGGCTGCGTTTTCGCCCATCGCCGCCGCCGCGGTCCGCCGGATCACCCCTTGA
- the fdhF gene encoding formate dehydrogenase subunit alpha: MTFTRETDHGTPPVIAGGKTVSLTIDGQNVTLPEGTSIMRAASLLGGSIPKLCATDSVESFGSCRLCLVEVEGRNGYPASCTTPVAEGMVVRTQTERLKKLRRGVMELYISDHPLDCLTCAANGDCELQDQAGAVGLRDVRYGYDGATNMGQAKDQSNPYFDFDPSKCIVCSRCVRACEEVQGTFALTIENKGFESKVSASQGQDFLSSECVSCGACVQACPTASLIEKKVVETGTPDRAVVTTCAYCGVGCTFRAEMRGEELVRMVPWKEGKANRGHSCVKGRFAWGYAQHQDRILNPMIRASVTEPWREVSWEEAIAHTASEFRRIQAKYGTRAVGGITSSRCTNEETFLVQKLIRQGFGNNNVDTCARVCHSPTGYGLKTTFGTSAGTQDFDSVSQADVILVIGANPTDGHPVFASRMKRRLREGAKLIVIDPRRIDLVKSPHVGAEHHLPLRPGTNVAVLTAMAHVIVTERLYDEAFIRERCDWDEFQDWADFVSEPARSPEAVEPLTGLAPEDVRAAAQLYATGGNGAIYYGLGVTEHSQGSSTVMAIANLAMATGNIGREGVGVNPLRGQNNVQGACDMGSFPHELSGYRHVSDDGARAMFESAWGVKLDHEPGLRIPNMLDAATEGTFKGIFIQGEDILQSDPNTHHVAAGLEAMECVVVQDLFLNETANYAHVFLPGSTFLEKDGTFTNAERRIQRVRKVMSPLNGYADWEVVQLVANALGLDWSYTHPSQIMDEIAALTPTFAGVHYDRLEEEGSLQWPANEAAPDGTPTMHVDGFVRGKGKFVVTDYVPTDEKTGPRFPLLLTTGRILSHYNVGAQTRRTANTAWHPEDRLEIHPADAENRGIKDNDWICLRSRAGETTLRALITERVAPGVVYTTFHHPETQANVITTDYSDWATNCPEYKVTAVQVSLSNGPSDWQQDYAEQARRSRRIAPLEAAE; this comes from the coding sequence ATGACCTTCACGCGCGAAACCGATCACGGCACCCCTCCCGTCATTGCCGGCGGCAAGACCGTGAGCCTGACGATCGACGGCCAGAACGTCACCCTGCCGGAGGGGACCAGCATCATGCGCGCCGCCTCGCTGCTGGGCGGTTCGATCCCCAAGCTGTGCGCCACCGACAGCGTCGAGAGCTTCGGTTCCTGCCGTCTCTGCCTGGTCGAGGTGGAAGGGCGCAACGGCTACCCCGCATCCTGCACCACGCCGGTCGCCGAAGGCATGGTCGTCCGCACACAGACGGAGCGGCTCAAGAAGTTGCGGCGCGGCGTGATGGAACTTTATATTTCCGACCATCCACTCGACTGCCTGACCTGCGCGGCCAATGGCGATTGCGAATTGCAGGATCAGGCGGGGGCGGTGGGCCTGCGCGACGTGCGCTACGGCTATGACGGCGCGACCAACATGGGGCAGGCGAAGGACCAGTCGAACCCCTATTTCGACTTCGATCCGTCCAAGTGCATCGTCTGTTCGCGCTGCGTGCGCGCGTGCGAGGAAGTGCAGGGAACGTTCGCCCTCACGATCGAGAACAAGGGCTTCGAGTCCAAGGTGTCCGCCTCGCAGGGGCAGGACTTCCTCTCGTCCGAATGCGTGTCCTGTGGGGCCTGTGTTCAGGCCTGCCCCACCGCCAGCCTGATCGAGAAGAAGGTGGTGGAGACCGGCACGCCCGACCGCGCCGTCGTCACCACCTGCGCCTATTGCGGCGTCGGCTGCACCTTCCGCGCGGAGATGCGGGGCGAGGAACTGGTGCGCATGGTGCCGTGGAAGGAAGGCAAGGCCAATCGCGGGCATAGCTGCGTCAAGGGCCGCTTCGCCTGGGGCTATGCCCAGCATCAGGATCGCATCCTGAACCCGATGATCCGGGCGAGCGTGACGGAACCCTGGCGCGAGGTGTCATGGGAGGAAGCGATCGCCCACACCGCCAGCGAGTTCCGCCGCATCCAGGCGAAATACGGCACGCGCGCGGTCGGCGGCATCACCTCCAGCCGCTGCACGAATGAAGAGACTTTTCTGGTTCAGAAGCTGATACGCCAGGGCTTCGGCAACAATAATGTCGATACCTGCGCGCGCGTCTGCCACTCGCCCACCGGCTATGGGCTGAAGACCACCTTCGGAACGTCGGCCGGCACGCAGGATTTCGACAGCGTCAGCCAGGCGGACGTTATCCTTGTCATCGGCGCAAACCCCACCGATGGCCATCCGGTCTTCGCAAGCAGGATGAAAAGGCGTCTGCGCGAGGGCGCGAAGCTGATCGTCATCGATCCGCGACGCATCGACCTGGTGAAATCGCCGCATGTCGGGGCGGAACATCATTTGCCGCTTCGGCCGGGCACCAACGTCGCGGTGCTGACCGCAATGGCGCATGTGATCGTCACCGAGCGGCTGTATGATGAAGCCTTCATCCGCGAGCGCTGCGACTGGGACGAGTTTCAGGATTGGGCGGATTTCGTCTCCGAACCGGCGCGTTCGCCCGAAGCGGTCGAACCGCTGACCGGCCTCGCCCCTGAGGACGTGCGCGCCGCTGCGCAGCTCTATGCGACCGGCGGCAATGGGGCCATCTATTATGGACTTGGAGTCACCGAGCACAGCCAGGGCTCATCCACCGTCATGGCCATCGCCAACCTTGCGATGGCGACGGGCAATATCGGTCGCGAAGGTGTGGGCGTGAACCCGTTGCGCGGCCAGAACAATGTCCAGGGCGCTTGCGACATGGGAAGTTTCCCCCACGAGCTTTCAGGCTATCGCCACGTCTCCGACGATGGCGCGCGGGCGATGTTCGAAAGCGCCTGGGGCGTGAAGCTCGACCATGAACCGGGCCTTCGTATCCCCAACATGCTGGACGCCGCGACCGAAGGCACGTTCAAGGGCATCTTCATTCAGGGCGAGGATATCCTCCAGTCCGATCCCAACACCCATCACGTCGCCGCGGGGCTGGAGGCGATGGAATGCGTGGTGGTGCAGGACCTGTTCCTGAACGAAACCGCCAATTACGCGCATGTCTTCCTTCCCGGCTCCACCTTCCTGGAAAAGGACGGCACCTTCACCAATGCCGAGCGGCGCATACAGCGCGTGCGCAAGGTGATGTCGCCGCTGAACGGCTATGCAGACTGGGAGGTGGTGCAACTGGTGGCCAATGCGCTGGGCCTCGACTGGAGCTACACGCATCCGTCGCAGATCATGGACGAGATCGCGGCGCTGACGCCGACCTTTGCCGGTGTCCATTACGACCGGCTGGAGGAGGAAGGCTCGCTCCAGTGGCCGGCGAACGAGGCGGCTCCGGACGGCACGCCGACAATGCATGTCGACGGCTTCGTGCGCGGTAAGGGCAAGTTCGTCGTCACCGATTATGTGCCGACCGACGAAAAGACCGGACCGCGCTTCCCGCTGCTGCTCACCACGGGACGCATCCTCAGCCACTATAATGTCGGCGCGCAGACCCGCCGCACCGCCAACACCGCATGGCACCCGGAGGACCGGCTGGAGATCCACCCCGCCGATGCTGAAAACCGGGGAATCAAGGACAACGACTGGATATGCCTGCGCAGTCGCGCGGGCGAGACGACGCTGCGCGCGCTCATCACCGAGCGGGTCGCGCCGGGTGTGGTCTACACCACATTCCACCATCCCGAGACGCAGGCGAACGTCATCACGACCGACTATTCGGACTGGGCCACCAACTGCCCCGAGTACAAGGTGACCGCGGTGCAGGTAAGCCTCTCCAACGGCCCCAGCGACTGGCAGCAGGATTATGCCGAGCAGGCGCGCCGGAGCCGCCGCATTGCGCCTCTGGAAGCAGCCGAATAG
- a CDS encoding VOC family protein, with the protein MRSVVRQIAYFCADVRDAAVAHHRRFGSGPYFVADNIPLARSVHRGQERPFDHSSAYGQWGDVMIEFVQQNNAGPSAFRDMYPEGSGRWGLHHTAIWVEDVDAEAARLAGEGFPLAQRAEMTDGFVFAFVDTAAAYGHMLELYAPVPALTGFYAMVRQAADRYQGGDVLTTITMT; encoded by the coding sequence ATGAGGTCAGTGGTTCGTCAGATCGCCTATTTCTGCGCCGATGTGCGCGACGCCGCGGTCGCCCATCACCGCCGCTTCGGCTCCGGCCCCTATTTCGTCGCCGACAACATCCCCCTCGCCCGATCGGTGCATCGCGGGCAGGAACGCCCGTTCGATCACAGCTCGGCCTATGGCCAGTGGGGCGACGTGATGATTGAGTTCGTGCAGCAGAACAACGCCGGACCCTCTGCCTTTCGCGACATGTATCCCGAAGGATCGGGGCGCTGGGGGCTGCACCACACCGCCATCTGGGTCGAGGACGTCGACGCCGAAGCGGCGCGTCTCGCCGGCGAGGGCTTCCCCCTGGCGCAGCGGGCGGAGATGACCGACGGCTTCGTCTTCGCCTTCGTCGACACCGCCGCCGCCTATGGCCATATGCTGGAACTCTATGCCCCGGTCCCGGCACTGACCGGCTTCTACGCAATGGTCAGGCAGGCGGCGGACCGCTATCAGGGCGGTGATGTACTCACCACCATAACGATGACATAG
- a CDS encoding nuclear transport factor 2 family protein, translated as MGMTASEIEAFVDDLYAATGAGDWDRIETMLTDDFVVSEADSLPMAGVYRGKGALKELYTKVFTIMDAAGLDRVQTTVGGDYAVTILSIRFADPSLAPAEICEMFRFRDGKLCEIKPFYYDPAPVVAACAAKQTTAG; from the coding sequence ATGGGCATGACTGCAAGCGAGATCGAAGCGTTTGTCGACGACCTCTACGCCGCGACGGGCGCGGGGGACTGGGATCGCATCGAAACCATGCTGACCGACGACTTCGTGGTGAGCGAGGCGGACTCGCTGCCGATGGCGGGCGTCTATCGCGGCAAGGGTGCGCTGAAGGAGCTTTACACCAAGGTCTTCACGATAATGGACGCGGCGGGTCTGGACCGTGTGCAGACGACGGTGGGTGGCGACTATGCGGTCACGATCCTGTCGATCCGTTTTGCCGATCCGTCGCTTGCGCCGGCCGAAATCTGCGAGATGTTCCGTTTCCGCGATGGCAAGCTTTGCGAGATCAAGCCATTCTATTACGATCCCGCGCCGGTCGTGGCGGCGTGCGCGGCAAAGCAGACGACCGCCGGCTGA
- a CDS encoding TonB-dependent receptor yields the protein MGGTKPQEKSGARHKAATRCSGCMRQADRHAFIFRPANAADGLGVITADQTFKDFSPEATLTWKPADDLMLFGSYKTAYKSGGFSNGGINSAFSSDPFNDLTFNPETAEGFEAGVKATLLENQLRANLVLFTYDYKDFQVDFFNAPIFAFQTLTADANTKGVELEFEFAPRGVPGLNITGSLNYTDAKYDSFPQGPCYAGQTPAQGCNITLSAIDSRQDLSGAPLSVAPEWTGAIGVFYETPVSDRFKIGLNANVRYSDSYLASGFGNPLSRQDSYTTLDAGIRFGAEDDNWQIALIGKNLTNEFYVTGVVDGPGTGSGTGTPAGVRADQLGFGTLPRTVKVEFTKRF from the coding sequence TTGGGTGGCACCAAGCCGCAGGAAAAGTCAGGCGCGCGCCACAAGGCAGCCACTAGATGTAGTGGGTGTATGCGTCAAGCGGATAGGCACGCCTTCATCTTCCGTCCGGCCAATGCCGCCGACGGGCTGGGCGTCATCACCGCCGACCAGACGTTCAAGGATTTCTCGCCCGAAGCGACGCTGACGTGGAAGCCGGCCGACGACCTGATGCTGTTCGGGTCGTACAAGACGGCGTACAAGTCGGGCGGTTTCTCGAACGGCGGCATCAACTCCGCCTTTTCAAGCGACCCCTTCAACGACCTGACCTTCAATCCCGAGACCGCCGAGGGGTTCGAGGCCGGTGTCAAGGCGACACTGCTCGAAAACCAGTTGCGTGCCAACCTTGTCCTCTTCACCTATGACTATAAGGACTTCCAGGTCGACTTCTTCAACGCGCCGATCTTTGCCTTCCAGACGTTGACGGCGGACGCCAACACCAAGGGTGTGGAGCTTGAGTTCGAATTCGCGCCACGCGGCGTGCCCGGGCTGAACATCACCGGATCCCTCAACTACACCGACGCGAAGTATGATAGCTTCCCGCAGGGACCGTGCTACGCGGGCCAGACCCCGGCGCAGGGTTGCAACATCACCCTCTCGGCCATCGACTCGCGGCAGGATCTTTCGGGCGCGCCCTTGTCGGTGGCGCCGGAATGGACAGGCGCGATCGGTGTGTTCTACGAAACGCCGGTCAGCGACCGCTTCAAGATCGGCCTCAACGCCAATGTCCGCTACAGCGACTCGTATCTGGCCTCGGGTTTCGGTAATCCGCTGTCCCGGCAGGACAGCTACACGACGCTCGATGCCGGCATCCGCTTCGGTGCCGAGGACGACAATTGGCAGATCGCCCTGATCGGCAAGAACCTGACCAATGAGTTCTATGTGACGGGCGTCGTCGATGGGCCCGGCACGGGCTCCGGAACCGGCACGCCGGCCGGCGTCCGGGCGGATCAGCTGGGCTTCGGCACGCTGCCGCGTACCGTGAAGGTCGAGTTCACCAAGCGCTTCTGA
- a CDS encoding nuclear transport factor 2 family protein, translating into MPFTGPAEDRLAIRDLLDAYADAVTRCDVNNWGATWAEDAEWSLPDYPEIGTTRGREAIIAMWVEAMKQYPGIMFEAWPGSIEIEGERATVRSYSSEVYDQDGVTKRDRGVYDDECVKVDGRWLFKRRTFRNIHRQQGPSGV; encoded by the coding sequence ATGCCCTTTACCGGACCCGCCGAGGATCGCCTCGCCATTCGCGACCTGCTCGACGCCTATGCCGACGCGGTGACGCGCTGCGACGTGAACAACTGGGGCGCGACCTGGGCGGAGGATGCCGAGTGGTCGCTGCCCGACTATCCGGAGATCGGCACCACCAGGGGTCGCGAGGCGATCATCGCCATGTGGGTCGAGGCGATGAAGCAATATCCCGGCATCATGTTCGAGGCCTGGCCGGGTTCGATCGAGATCGAGGGCGAGCGCGCGACCGTGCGCAGCTATTCGTCGGAAGTGTACGATCAGGACGGCGTCACCAAGCGCGACCGGGGCGTCTATGACGATGAATGCGTGAAGGTGGACGGGCGCTGGCTCTTCAAGCGCCGGACCTTCCGCAACATCCATCGCCAGCAAGGCCCCAGCGGCGTCTGA
- a CDS encoding Rieske (2Fe-2S) protein: MSETWHPLVPEAEFPEDGKLATRVGGWFVLAARTDDGFHAVNDRCTHQAALLSGGRIRRGAIMCPLHGARFEVATGRCIGAAYPDLRTFPVRVNGDGMIEVAVPDAPPGMDELPVTL, from the coding sequence GTGAGCGAGACATGGCACCCGCTGGTTCCCGAGGCGGAATTTCCTGAAGACGGCAAGCTGGCGACGCGGGTCGGCGGCTGGTTCGTTCTGGCGGCGCGAACCGACGACGGCTTCCACGCCGTCAACGACCGCTGCACGCATCAGGCGGCGCTGCTGTCGGGCGGGCGTATCCGGCGCGGCGCGATCATGTGCCCGTTGCACGGCGCGCGGTTCGAGGTCGCGACCGGCCGCTGCATCGGCGCGGCCTATCCCGACCTTCGCACCTTTCCCGTGCGCGTGAACGGCGACGGCATGATCGAGGTCGCGGTGCCCGATGCCCCGCCCGGAATGGACGAGCTTCCGGTCACGCTCTGA
- a CDS encoding NADH-ubiquinone oxidoreductase-F iron-sulfur binding region domain-containing protein: MTRVFVSRDMASVALGADALARALSDMGCEVVRTGSRGLFSVEPLVEVESEDGRIGYGPVQPEDVAAVLDGTHPNRLGRVEALPFFAGQQRFTFARCGIVDPLSMADYAAHDGWKGLEAARAQSPQQVVDAVKASGLRGRGGAGFPTGIKWQTVLDAPGSPKYIVCNADEGDSGTFADRMLMEGDPFCLIEGMAIAAHAVGATHGYIYIRSEYPFAIDTMREAIGLSAERIVPFTLEVRVGAGAYVCGEETALLDSIEGKRGQVRAKPPLPALQGLFGKPTVINNVLSLAAVPFILAEGADAYAAVGFGRSRGTMPVQLAGNVKHGGLYEIGFGITLGALVNDIGGGAASGRPVRAVQVGGPLGAYFPPSMFHLPFDYEAFAQAGGLIGHAGITVFDDSVDMAQMARFAMEFCAVESCGKCTPCRIGSTRGVEIMDRIVAARHVTPVGMEQAGSGYLGEALYSRAPSRIDISIEGQTALLRDLCDTMKHGSLCALGGFTPYPVLSALDHFPEDFGAPAPVRQAAEQDA, encoded by the coding sequence ATGACGCGCGTGTTTGTCAGCCGCGACATGGCCTCGGTCGCACTTGGAGCCGATGCGCTTGCGCGGGCCTTGTCCGACATGGGATGCGAGGTTGTGCGCACCGGGTCGCGCGGCTTGTTTTCCGTAGAACCGCTCGTTGAGGTGGAGTCCGAGGACGGCCGCATCGGCTATGGTCCGGTTCAGCCGGAAGACGTGGCCGCGGTGCTGGACGGCACGCACCCGAACCGGCTGGGGCGGGTCGAGGCACTGCCCTTCTTTGCCGGGCAGCAACGGTTCACCTTCGCGCGTTGCGGAATCGTCGATCCGCTGAGCATGGCGGACTATGCCGCGCATGACGGCTGGAAGGGACTGGAGGCGGCGCGCGCGCAATCGCCGCAGCAGGTCGTCGACGCGGTCAAGGCGAGCGGGCTGCGCGGGCGCGGCGGCGCAGGCTTTCCGACCGGGATCAAGTGGCAGACCGTGCTCGATGCGCCGGGCAGCCCCAAATATATCGTCTGCAATGCCGATGAGGGCGACAGCGGCACCTTTGCGGATCGCATGCTGATGGAGGGCGATCCTTTCTGCCTGATCGAGGGGATGGCGATCGCGGCCCATGCCGTCGGCGCGACGCATGGCTATATCTACATCCGCAGCGAATATCCCTTTGCGATAGATACGATGCGAGAAGCCATCGGGCTGTCGGCCGAGCGCATCGTGCCCTTCACGCTGGAGGTGCGCGTCGGCGCGGGCGCTTATGTCTGCGGAGAGGAAACCGCGCTGCTCGACAGCATCGAGGGCAAACGCGGACAGGTGCGCGCCAAGCCGCCGCTTCCCGCATTGCAGGGACTGTTCGGCAAGCCGACCGTCATCAACAATGTGCTGAGCCTCGCGGCCGTGCCCTTCATCCTTGCCGAGGGGGCGGATGCCTATGCCGCCGTCGGCTTCGGGCGTTCCCGCGGCACCATGCCGGTGCAGCTTGCGGGCAATGTAAAGCACGGCGGCCTTTATGAGATCGGCTTCGGCATTACGCTTGGCGCACTGGTGAACGACATCGGCGGCGGTGCGGCGAGCGGCCGCCCGGTGCGCGCGGTCCAGGTCGGCGGGCCGCTGGGCGCATATTTCCCGCCCTCCATGTTCCATCTGCCGTTCGATTATGAGGCCTTCGCGCAGGCGGGCGGGCTGATCGGCCATGCCGGGATCACCGTGTTCGACGACAGCGTCGACATGGCGCAGATGGCGCGCTTCGCCATGGAGTTCTGCGCGGTCGAAAGCTGCGGCAAATGCACGCCATGCCGTATCGGATCGACACGCGGCGTGGAGATCATGGACCGGATCGTGGCAGCGCGCCACGTCACGCCCGTCGGGATGGAGCAGGCCGGCTCCGGATATCTGGGCGAGGCGCTCTATTCCCGCGCGCCATCGCGCATCGATATCTCGATCGAGGGGCAGACGGCGCTGTTGCGCGACCTTTGCGATACGATGAAACACGGCTCGCTGTGCGCTTTGGGCGGCTTCACGCCCTATCCGGTGCTGAGCGCGCTCGACCATTTTCCCGAGGATTTCGGTGCGCCGGCGCCGGTCAGACAAGCGGCGGAGCAGGACGCATGA